The Vicinamibacterales bacterium DNA window CGATCCCGACGTCTCGAACCTGTCCCGCAGCGCGCTCGGCGGGGACGGCGGCGGCGCGATCGCCGTCGCCTCCGGGGTGACGGCGCGGCCCTGGTGGATGTACTTCGTGGTGCTGGCCTTTGCCGCCGCGCTCGTCGAGTGGTGGACGTGGCTGCGGCGGATCACGGTCTGATGGGCGGAATGACCTGGACGGCCCCGACCGCGCTGTGGCTGCTGTTGGCAGTCCCTCTCGTCTGGGCGGCGCACGCGCGGGCGCGGACGAACTTCAACGCGCGCCAGCGGCGGCTGCAGGCGGCGCTGCGCTCGGCGCTGCTGGCGGTGCTCGCCGTGGCGCTGGCCCGTCCGATCGTGTCGAGCCGCTCGTCGCGTGAATCGATCGTCTATGCGGTCGACGTTTCGCACAGCATCGGGACGCCCGCGATCGACGAGGCGGCGAAGCGGATCGACGAGATCGACCGCGCCGTCCACCCCGATCACTCACGGATCGTGGCTTTCGGCGCAACGGCGCGCGCCCTCGACAACACCGCGGCGCTGCGCACGCTGGCGCGCGCCGACCTGGCGGCGGCCGGCAGTCCGGTCGACCGATCCGGCACTGACCTCGAGGCGGCGCTCGACGCGGCGCGCAGCGAGCTGGCGGCGGGCTACGTGCCGCGCATCGTGCTCTTCAGCGACGCCCGCGCGACCGCCGGCGACCTCGACGAAGCGGTCGCCCGCCTCGCCGCGGCGCACGTGCCGGTGTCGGTCGAACCGGCGGCGGTTCGCGAGCTCGGCGACACCTGGATCGACGGGATCGACCTGCCGGCGCGGCTCACCGCCGGCGCGACCATCCCGGTCGCCGTCGCGGTCGGCAGCCAGCGCGACACCGACGCCACGATCGAGCTGCGCGCGGCAGACAAGCGCGTCGGTCAGAAGACCACGCATCTCACGCGCGGCCTGACGCGGGTCACGATCGACGCCACCATCGACGAGCCCGGCCCGGCGACCTTCACGGCGCGCGTCGTCGCGCCGGGCGATCCGCTGGTCGACAACAACCTGTTGGCACGGCCGGTGTGGCTCGATTCGCGGGTGCGGGTGCTCTATGTCGAAGGGAAACCTGACAGCGCGCGATACCTGTCGACTGCCCTCGCGGCCTCGGGCTTCGACGTCACCGTGCACCCGCCCTCGCGGGTTCCGGCGTCGGCCGCGGACCTCGATCCCTACGACGTCGTCGTGCTCAGCGACGTCAGCCGCTCGGCGATCTCCAACGACGCGATGACCGGGCTCGCCGACTGGACCGAGCGGGGCGGCGGCCTGCTCGTCGCCGGCGGCGACGCGGTGTTCGGCGAGAACGGCTATCGCAACACGACGCTCGAGCGCGTCACGCCGGTGACCTTCGAGCGCAAGGACGAGCCGTCGGTCGCGCTGATTCTCGTGCTCGATCGCTCGTGGAGCATGGCGGGGACGTCGATCGATCTGTGCAAGGCGGCGGCGATCGCTGCGCTCGACGTGATGACCAGCGAGCAGTCGCTCGGCGTCCTCACATTCAACGACAAGTTCGACTGGGAGTTCACGCTCCGCAACGTCGGCAAGAATCGTGATCTCATGCGGCAGAAGATCGCGGCGATCGAACCGGCCGGTCGCACCCTCATCTATCCCGCCATAGAGCAGGCGTACCTGGCGCTCAAGAACGTCAAGGCGCGCGCCAAGCACGTCGTGCTGCTCTCCGACGGCCGCACCTATCCCGACGACTACGAAGGGCTGGTCAAGAAGATGACGGACGCCCGCATCACGGTGTCGTCGATCGCGGTCGGGCCGTCGGCCGACGGCGAGCTGCTCGGCGACATCGCCAGGTGGGGCAAGGGGAACATGTATACGGTCGCCGACGCCCACGAACTGCCGCAGATCTTCGTGAAGGAAGCGAAGAACGCCGCGACGCCGTCTTTCGAGGAGAAGACGATCAAGGCGATCGTGAAACGCCCCTCCTTCCTGCAGGACGTGGACACGGCACACCTGCCGCCGCTGCGCGGCCTGACGTCGACGGTGATGAAGGAAGCCGCGACCGAGGTGATCGCGACTCCCGAAGACGACCCGATCCTCGCCTTCTGGCCGGTCGGCCTCGGCCGCGCCGCGGTATTCGCATCGGACGTCAAGGACAGGTGGGGGGCCGACTGGGTGAAGTGGAAGGGCTACGGCCCATTCTTCTCGGCCCTCGTGCACGCGATCGAACGGCAGCGGCCGGCGCCGCTCGCCCTCGGCCTCGAGGCCGGCCCGATCCGCGGCGGCGCGCGGGCAGTGACGCTGACGGTTGAGGCCCGCGACGCGGCCGGCGAGTACCGGAATCTGCTGCGGCCCGTGCTGCGCGTGTCGAACGACGCCGGTTCGCGCAACGTCACGGCGCGCCAGGTCGCACCGGGCCGCTACGAAGCGACCATCGTGACCGACGCCAGCCGTCCGCTCGTGGCCACCGTGACCGACGCCGGCACGACCGACGCGGTCAAGCCGTCGCGCACGCTCGCGCCGGACCCCGCGGCAGAGTACCGCTTCTCGGCTCCCGACGAGCACCTGCTGCGCGCCATCGCCACCGCGACCGGCGGCACCTGGCGCCCCGACCCGGCGTCGCTCGCGGCGAAGCCCGGCGAACGCAGTAGCGAGCGCCGTCCACTCTGGCCCGCCCTGGTCGCGCTCGCGCTCGTCCTCTGGTTCGTTGACCTGACGTTCCGCCGGATCCGCGTCTTCGAATAGCAGCTTCCGCCGCATTGGCCGCGCGACCGGGTCATGGATGTCCGCTCCGGGATTTCGTAACTCCCCCGTCATTCCGGACGGTCTGGCGCTGCACCCGGAGCGCATCTCCGACGCTGACAACGACATAGCGAGGGCACAGTTGATGCTGTACCTGCACGGATGCTCGAGCGCCCCCGCGCCACCTCCGACATCACCCACACGACGCTCTCGGTGCTGTTCCTGGTCCTGCTTCTCATGGGCAGTTACCTGGTCCTGCGGCCGTTCCTCACGGCATTCCTCTGGGCGACGATCGTCAGCGTGGCGGTCTGGCCGGCGCTGCTGCGGCTGGAAGCGGCGCTCGGGCGGCGGCGCAAGCTCGCCGTCGCGATCGTCACGGCGGTGATCCTGCTCGCCGTGTTCATCCCCGTCACCCTGGCGCTCATCACCATCGTGCGCCACGCCCAGCGGATCACCGGGGACATCGGCTCGTTCCAGACGCTCCCGGTGCCTTCGCCACCGTCCTGGGTTGCCACCGTGCCTATCGTGGGCGGGAGGCTCGCCGACGAGTGGCGGCGTTTCGCGGCGCTGGCGCCAGCCGATCGGACGGCGGTCTTAGGCCCCTATGTGCAGCGGGCGCTGCAGTGGTTCGCCGCCACGGCCGGCAGCATCGGCGCGATGCTCCTGCAGCTGCTGCTGACGGCGATCATCTCCGGGCTGGTGCTCGCCAACGGCGAGACCGTGCGCGACGGCATTCTGCGGTTCGCGCGGCGGCTGGCCGGGCAGCAGGGGCAGGCCGCGGCGGAGCTTGCCGCGCGCGCGATCCGGGGCGTCGTGCTCGGCGTAGTCGGCACCGCCCTGATCCAGACCGCCATCGGCGGCGCCGGCCTGCTGATCGCCGGCATTCCCGCCGCGGGACTGCTTGCGGCCGTCATGCTGTTCATGTGCCTCGCGCAGCTCGGCCCGATTCCGCTCCTCGTGCCGGTGGTCGCCTGGCTGTACTGGTCCGGCCAGTCGGGCGCGGGGACGACGCTGCTCGTGTTCTCGATCGTGGCGGGCACGATCGACAACGTCCTGCGGCCGATGCTGATCCGCCGCGGCGCGAATCTGCCGCTCGTCATCATCTTTGCCGGCGTCATCGGCGGCCTGCTCGCCTTCGGCATCGTCGGTCTGTTCATCGGACCGGTCGTCCTCGGCGTGACCTACACGCTGCTCGCCTCCTGGACGCAGAGTGCCGAGTCGGAGGAAGTCCCGGCGTAACGCGCCGGCCCTTTCCACCGGCGCCGCGTTTCCTGTATCGTGTGCGGCGTCATGACCAAGCGGCTCGTCACGGTACTGGTCGTCTGCGCGGGGATGACCGCGGCGGCGGCGGATTTTCTCTCGGAAGGCGTCGACAATGCGCGAACCGGGTGGGTGCAGAACGAGAAGGTGTTCACCCCCGCGAACGTCGGCAGCTCGACGCTGCTCTGGAAGCTGAAACTCGACAGCACGCCGCGTGCGATGCACAACCTGTTCGCGCCGCTGATCGCCGAAAAGGTCACGACGCCGCAGGGCCCGAAGGAGATCGGCGTCGTCGCGGGAGTCAGCGACGATCTGTTCGGCATCGACGTGGTCAGCGGCCAGCAACTGTGGCACGTCCACTTCGACGGCGGCCCGAATCCGCCGCCCCCGTCGTTCGACGCCCTCTGCCCGGCCGGTCAGACGGCCGTGCCGACCATGGCTGTGCGCGCGCCCGGCGACTACACCATCTACGCGGTCTCATGGGATGGGCGGCTGCGGCAGATCAACGCCGCCGACGGCAAGGACGTGGCGCCGCCCGACAAATTCGTTCCGGGGGGCGGCAAGCCCTACGCGCTGAATCTCTACAAGGGGGTCGTCTACACCGCCACCGCGCAGGGATGCGGTGGGTTGACGAACGCGTTCTACGCCTTCGATCTCGCCACGCGCCGCGCTTCCGCGTTCATTCCCGCCGGCGGCGGTCTGTGGGGACGGCGGGGCGCGTCGATCGCCAGTGACGGCACCGTCTACCTCGGCACGGGCGACGGGCAGTTCGATCCGGGCACCCGCCGTCTCGGCAACGCCATCGTTGCCGTGAAGCTCGACGACGCCAAGCAGCTGCAGCTTGCGGACTTCTTCGGCGCGCCCAACGCCAACTGGCTCTGGCGCCGCGACCTCGACGTCAACACCACGCCGGTGCTCTTCGACTACAAGAACCGCAAGTTCCTCGTCGGCACGAGCAAGGCCTGCCAGCTCTGGCTGCTGGATCGCGACAGCTTCGGCGGTGAGGACCACCGGACCACACTCGACACGACGCCGCTCATCTGCAACGACGCGCAAGCCTTCGACGGCCGCGGCATCTGGGGCGCGCTGAGCGCCTGGCGCGACACCGCAGGCACGCAGTGGGTGCTGGCGCCGTTCTGGGGGCCGGTGAGCGCGGCGTTCAAGGCGCCAATCGAGTACGGCCGACCGAAAGGCGGCGGCGTGGCGGCGTTCAAGGTGCAGCAGAACGGCAGCACGTGGAAGCTCGCACCGGCCTGGCTGTCGCGCGACATGGACCTCGCCGAGGAGGCGGTCATCGCCAACGGCGTCGTCTTCGCCTACGCTGCCGGCGAGGACGCAACCCAGGTCGTTCCTGACGTGGCCTGGAACGAGCCCGGCGGGGCCAAGTACGGCGGCGGCCTCAACTCCGGCCCGCAACGGCGCGTGCCCGGCGGCCGGCACGCCGTGCTCTACGCGCTCGATGGACAGACCGGCAAGGAGCTCTGGTCGAGCGGCGCGCAGATCGAGTCGTGGAACCACTTCAGCGGTCTGACCGTCGCGAACGGACGCGCCTATGTCGGGACGTACGACGGCACCCTCTACTGCTTCGGGGTGAAACGGTAGACGGGAGACGGAAGCTGGCAGCGAGCAACCAAATGCTGAAAATGAATCGAGCAATCGCGGGGGCAACAGTGTTCGGATTCGCTGCGCTGTTCGGTGCGACACGCGCGCAGGTCGGACGCGGCGGATCGGAATGGCTCACCGCCGGCGGCGATGCGCAGCGCACCTCGTGGATTCGCACCGACGCGAAGATCTCGCTCGACACGATGTCGAAGCCGGGCTTCGAGCTGCAGTGGAAGGCCCGCCTCGACAACGCGGCGCGGAGGGCGCAGGGAATCGGTCAGGGCGTGAGCGCCAACGGCGTCACGCTGTTCATCCCGATGACGGTCGTGGCCGGCAGCTCCAACAACGTTTACGCACTCGACAACGACACCGGCTACGTCGTCTGGCAGCGCCACTTCGACGTCCCGATCCCGGCGCCGACTGCGGCGTGTGCCGGCGGAATGACCTCGGCACCGACGCGTGTCGTCGGTCTGACGCCGCCGCCGATCGCGCCACCGCCTGGCGGCGGCCGCGCCGCGCAGTCGTATCGGAGCGTGATCGGCCAGCCTGGCGAAGGGGCGCCGGTCGAGGTCCGCGGCGGAGCGGGGGCTGGTGCGCGTGGTGCCCGGGGGGCGCCCGTTGCGCCGGCGGCGGGGGCGCCGGCGGCGGGGGCGCCGGCGGCGGGGGCACCGGCGGCGGGGGCACCGGCGGCGGGCGCGCCACCGGCTGCGCCGCCGCAACGCGCCAATAATCCGACGCCGCCGCTGGCGGCCATTCCTGGCGCGAAGCCTGAGGAACTGGGCGGGGGCCGCGGCGGTCTGGGCCGCGCGTCCGGGGTTGTCTACACCATCGCGAGCGACGGCGTGCTGCACGTCATGGGGCTGCCGTCCGGCAAGGACATCCAGAAGCCGGCCGAGTTCGTGCCGGCCAACGCGCGCTGGTCCGACGCGATCGCCGTGGACACCACGCTCTACACCGCGACGCTCGCGGGGTGCGGCAATACGCCGAACGCCGTCTGGGCTATCGACCTCCAGAGCGAGGGCAAGCCGGTCGTCTCGTGGAAGAGCGGCGGATCCATCGTCGGGACGCTCGCCTTTACGACCGGCGGCACCGTCATCGCCGCGGTCGGACCCGGCGCCGGCGCCGACGGCAAGCCCAACGCGATCGTCGCGCTCGACCCGAAGACTCTGCAGGTCAAGGACTGGTTCAGCGTCCCGTCGACTGAATTCGCGACCGGCCCGACCATCGTGCGCGGCAGCGACGGAGAACGCGAACTCGTCGCCGCGGCCACCAAGGACGGCAGGCTCGTGGTCCTCGACGCGGCATCGCTCGGCGGCGCCGACCACGCCACCCCGCTCGCCTCGTCCGCGGTCGGCGGCTCGATCGCGCCGGGTGAGTCGCTGGCAAACTGGCGCGAGATGAGGATCGCGCCCGCCACGGACACAGTCCCCCCAGGGCCCGCGGCACCGCCTATCGTCACTTACGGCACGCGCTGGATCCTGGCGCCGCTCGCCAACGCCGTCGCTGCCTTCAGAGTGGGCGAGCGCGCCGGCACGCTCGTGCTCGAACGAGGCTGGAGTGCGGACGCCCTGGCCTCCCCCGCCACGCCGGTCATCGTCAATGGCGTCGCGTTCGCGCTCGCCAGCGGACGCGCGGCCAGCGGCAGCGGTGCGCCGGCCGTCCTGCATGCGTTCGACGCGGCGTCGGGCAAATCCCTCTGGACGAGCGGCACGTCGATGACGTCGGCCGCCGCGCCGGGCAGTTTCTGGAGCTCGTTCGGGCAGGTCTACGTCGGCGCCGCCGACGGCACGCTCTACGCCTTCGGATTCCTCGACGAGCGACGGTGACTCTTTCGCGGCGCTGCTGAGTCGCAAACGTGATTCCTGCGACCCGCCGGGGCAGAGCGTACCTCACAAATACCGATTGCAATCGCCGGCGAGCGAGCCACGCGAACGGAGCGCGCCGGCGACGCGGCGCGCGAGAGCGGGTGTAGGGGAGTCCGAGGGCGACGCCCCTCGGATGAAACTAGAAGCAGACGAGCCGATCGCGCTTGTCGTCAATTTTTTTGAACGGCAGGCCGTCGACCTTTTTCAAATCGTCGAGGGCCTTGCACGGCGTCTTCTTCCGGTATTCGATCCAGATCGCCGCCTCCTTGCGCAGGAGCCCGCCGACCGCCTCGAGATCGATCGCGCTGGCGGTATTCAGGTTGATCGGCTTGGGTGCCTCTCCCTTGAAGTTCTCGGACAGGTAGTCGGTGACCTGCGCCATCTCCGCCTCGGTCGCGAAGGCGCTCGCGCCGAGACCTTTCATCTTCTCGATGACGCCCTCCCACCCGTCGCGCGTCAACCGCAGCGACGCGGCGCGGTTCGGCTCGTGGCACTGTCCGCATACGCGGATCACGGTGTCTCGCGCGGCCCCGTCGGGAAGAGCCGCCCGATAGACCGCCAGCTCTTCGGGCGTAAAGGCGCGCCCCTGAGACGGCGCGGCCTGCCGGAGCGACGCGGCGACTCCGATCGCCACGCAGCCGATCAGCACGAGACGTGTCATCGTCTCTTCAGATTACACCGCCTGCCGGCGCAGGAAAGCCAGCCCGTCGATGGCGATCGCGTCGGGCGTCGGCGCAAGATCGCGCCAGATGGCGGCGGCTGCCGAGATCTCTCCCAGCGCGGAGCCAAAGCTCTCGATCGTCAGCCAGCCGTCGTAGCCGATTGCGGCGAGCGTATCGAAGCATTCGCGCCACGCCACGTGGCCGGAGCCAGGGATGCCGCGATCGTTTTCGCACGTGTGGACATGCTTGAGGTGGCGGCCCGCGGCGCGCAGCGCGCCGCCGAGGCTCTTCTCTTCGATGTTGGCGTGAAATGTATCGATCAGCAGTCCGACCGACGGGTGACCGACCGCGTCGCAGAACGCCGCACCGTCTTCGGCGGTGTTCAGGAAGTACGTTTCGAACCGGTTCAGCGGCTCGAGACCGATCGTCACCCCGGCCGCGGCGGCGTGAGGGGCGAGACGCTGCCAGCCGTCGACGGCCCGCCTCCACTCGTCGTCGCTGCGACGGCGGCCGGGGAGATAGCCGACTGCCGAATACAGCGGCCCCGACAGGAGCCCGATGCCCGCCTCCGCCGCGCGATCGATCACCGCACGCACGTGCGCCTCGCTTTGGTCGCGAATGGCCCGATCCTCGTCGCCGAGTCCGCCGCGTGCCGGCACGATCGAAACCGCCGTGCAGGCCAGGCCGAGGCGCTCGACGGCGCGCCGTACTTCGACGGCGGGGAACGACGCCGGATCGAAGATCGGGACTTCGACGCCGTCGAAGCCCGCGTCCTTCAGACCGGCGAACCGATCGAGCTCCGCCGCTCCGACGCTGCCGCTCCACAGCAGCGTGTTGATGCCGAACTTCATGCGCGGCAGTCTACCGCGCCATCGCCTGCGTTACACTGCGGCGCACCGGGTGATCCTCGTGTCCAAACTCATGCGGCTGGCGTCGACGGGGAGTGCCGTGGTGCTCTGGGGAGCGGCCATGCTTGCCTCGTCGCCGCGCGCGGGCATGCCGCAGGCCAGTCCGGCGGGACGCATCGATTTCGAGACCGCGGTACGTCCGATCCTCGCCAAGAACTGCCTCGAGTGCCACGATCAGCAGAAGCGCAAAGGCGGCCTCTCGCTCGCCAGTTACGGCGACCTGCTCGACGGCGGCAAGGATGGGTCGATCGTGCGCCCGGGCAACGGTGCCGGCAGTCTGCTGATTCGGCGGCTCCTCGGCCAGGTCGACGAGCAGATGCCGAAAGATGCGGATCCGCTGGCGGCGGCGCAGATCGCGGTCGTGCAGCGCTGGATCGACGAAGGGGCGCGGCTGACACCCAGCGCGGCGCCGGCTCCGCCCCCGTGGGAGGCACCCCTCGAGCTCGCGCCGCCGGCGGTTCCCGCCGTGTCGCCGCCGGGTTGGACCTCGCCGATCGATCGACTGGCTGCCGCCTACTTCCAGGATCACGGCGTGGTGGCCCCGCCGCCGGTCAGCGACGCGCAGTTCGCGCGGCGCGTCTATCTCGACGTCTGGGGGCTGCTGCCGCCGCCCGACGCGCTGGCGGCGTTCGTCGCCGACACCTCACCCGCCAAGCGCGAGGCGCTCGTCGCGCGGCTGCTCGCCGACAACGATCTGTACGCCGATCACTGGATGTCATTTTGGAACGATCTGTTGCGCAACGAGGACGGCTACAGCTACTTCTCGGAGCAGAACGGGCGCAAGAGCATCACGACGTGGCTGCGGGGCGCGCTGCGGTCGAACCTGCCCTACGACCGCTTCGTCCGCGATCTGCTCGACCCGCCGGCGGATGGCGGACCGGAAGGGTTCCTGATCGGCGTCAACTGGCGCGGCGAGACCAGCGCCGCGGTGACGCCGTGGATGCAGGCGTCGCAGAACACCGCGCAAGTCTTCCTCGGCATCAACCTGAAGTGCAATTCGTGCCACAACAGTTTCATCAGCCAGTGGAAGCTGAAGGACGCCTACGGGCTGGCGGCCTACTTCTCCCCTACTCCCAGCCTGCAGCTCTATCGCTGCGACGTGGCGCAGAACCAGTTCGCCGAACCGGCGTTCCTGTATCCGCAGCTCGCGCGCGCGCCGGCGTCCGCCTCGCTCGCCGATCGCCGTGCCGCGGCCGCCGCGACCTTTACCGATCCGCGCAACGGCCGGCTGGCGCGCACCCTCGTCAACCGCCTGTGGCAGCGTCTCCTCGGCCGCGGCCTCGTTCTCAACGTCGACGAGATGGACGGCCGTCCGTGGAGTCCAGAGCTGCTCGATTGGCTGGCGGCCGACTTCGTCGACCACGGCTACGACGTGAAGCACCTGATTGCCACGATTCTCGGCTCGCGCCCGTATCAACTGCCGGCGGTGTCGCGTCCCGTGGACGCGCCGGCCGTCGGCTTCGTCTTCACGGGGCCGGAACTGCGGCGACTGAGCGCGGAGCAGTTCGCCGACGCGATCGGCGAAATCACCGGCGAGTGGAGCCTGCTCGCTGGCGGCGGCGGCGACGGAAAAGGCACGGCGTCCGACTCGCCGACCTCGGGTACCTACGTCCGCGAGTACCGCGCCTCTTCGACGCAGTTGACGCGCGCGCTCGGGCGTCCGATTCGTGACCAGGTGACCTCCGTCCGCGCCACCGATTTCACGACGCTGCAGGCACTGGAACTGGTGAACGGAGAACTACTGACGCGCTGGCTGATGCGCGGCGCGCGCCGGATGACCGGCCAGCTGCCGCCCGAGCCGCGCAGCCGGTTCACCGGCACCACCGGCGGCCGCTATGCGAGCGCCCGGGCCTTCGATGCCGACGTCTCGGGTGCCGCGACGCTCTGGCTGGTCGTCGCCGACACAGGATCGAACGCCCCCGAGCGCGTGCTGCCGGAATTCGTCGACGCGGAGTTCGTCGGGTCCGACGGCACGACGGTACCGTTGGCGGCGTTGACGCCGGTGGACGGCTCCGGGCTGCGCGCCGGCGGCCCGGTGCGGTCCGGCCGCGTCGCCGTGAAGAACGGCTCGCGTCTGATTTACAACATCGCCGGCCGCGGCTTGACGCGGTTCCGCGGCAACTTCGGCCTCGAGAACGACCGCGCCGAGATCGGATCGACGCTCAATCCATCGGTGCGCTTCTTCGTCTTCGACGCCGAGCCGAACATGCAGCGGCTGCTGCCGCCCGCATCGGGCACGCCGCTGCCCGCGCCGCCGCCCGTGACGACGATCCGGGCGGTCGTCGATCGGATCTTCCACGCCGCGCTCGGCCGGGCGCCGTCGCCGCAGGAGCGCGGCGCCGCCGAAGCCGCCATCGCCGATCCGACGCGCCCCGCGGTGCCGTCAGCCGATGCCGTCGCGGATTTGCTCTGGGCCGTGCTGATGACACCCGAGTTCCAGTTGATCTTCTGAGGGCCAGATGACCAGCGACGAGCGCCACATCCATTCGTGTCTGACGCGCCGCGGTTTCATCGGCGTCACCGCGGCGGCCACGCTCGCCTCGCTCGTCGGTGGCGAAGCGGAGCGCCTCGACGCCGCACCGCGGCAGGACACGCCGAAGCGGCGCGCGACAGCCGACGCCGTGATCGTGCTGTGGATGGCGGGCGGCATGGCCAGCACCGAAACGTTCGATCCCAAGCGCTACACGCCGTACTCGCCCGGCGTGCCGATCAAGGACGTGCTGAGCACGTTTCCGTCGATCGACACCGCCGTCGATCACATCAAGTTCTCGCAAGGGCTCGAGAACCTCGCGCGCGTCATCGACAAGGGATCGGTGATCCGGTCGTTCGTCGCCGCCGATCTCGGCTTCATCCTGCACGCGAGGCACCAGTACCACTGGCACACCGGCTACGTGCCGCCGCAGCCGATGGCCGTGCCGCACATCGGCGCGGTCATCGGGAGGACGCTCGGACCCAAGGCCCCGGACATGCCGCCGTTCGTCGCCATCGGCCAGACGGTCGAGGGCAGCGGCGAGATCGCGACGCTCAAGGCCTTCCATACCGCCGGCTTCCTTGGCACCGACTACGGTCCCTTCCTGATCGTGGACCCGCAGGACGCGGCGTCCGCGGTGCGGCCGCCGAAAGAGCTCGGCGCCGGACGGTTCCGGAGCCGGCGCCAGTTGTTCGAACAGCTCCTGGCGCGGGAACCGGTCTATCAATACGGCGGCGCCTTCCAGCGCGAGGCGCTGGTGCGATCCCTCGACGCGGCCGATCGCCTGTTGCGCTCGCCGTCGGCGAAGGCCTTCGACCTGTCGCTCGAGCCGACACCGTCGTTCGACGCCTACAATACCGGCCGCTTCGGCCAGGGCTGCCTGCTCGCCCGGCGCCTGATCGAAGGCGGTGCGCGCTACGTCGAGGTGACGTCGGAGTACATCCCGTTCGTCTACTGGGACACGCACGAGAACGGGCACCAGCGCGCCGCCGACATGAAACAGCTGATCGACGCCCCCGTCGCGCAGTTGATCCACGACCTCGACGAGCGCGGGCTGCTCGATCGCACGCTCGTCGTGCTGGCCAGCGAGTTCAGCCGTGACGCCGTCACCGAGGGCAAGCTGGGCAAGGAAGTGAAGGACCAGGCGATCAACATCCCCGACGTGATGCAGGAACCGCGGCACTACGGCATGCACCGCCACTTCACCGCCGCCGGCTCGGTGCTGATGTTCGGCGGCGGCGTGAAAAAGGGATTCGTCTACGGCAAGACCGCCGACCAACGGCCGTGCACCACCATCGAAAACCCCATGCCGGTCGAGAACCTGCACGCGACCATCTACCACGCCCTCGGCATTCCGCCGGATCTCGCCTACGTCGCCGAGAAGCGGCCGGTCTACGTCACCAGGGACGGCAAGGGACAACCCGCGACGGAGCTGTTCGCATGAGAACCACACGCCGGGGCTTCCTCGCCTCCGCCATCGCCACGCCGGCGATCGGCCCGATCCTGCTCGGCCTGTCGGACAAGGCAGGCCGAGCACGACCCGTGCTCGGCAGCGGCGACTTCCGCTACGAGGCGATCCACGACTGGGGCGAGCTGCC harbors:
- the ydiK gene encoding AI-2E family transporter YdiK; the encoded protein is MLERPRATSDITHTTLSVLFLVLLLMGSYLVLRPFLTAFLWATIVSVAVWPALLRLEAALGRRRKLAVAIVTAVILLAVFIPVTLALITIVRHAQRITGDIGSFQTLPVPSPPSWVATVPIVGGRLADEWRRFAALAPADRTAVLGPYVQRALQWFAATAGSIGAMLLQLLLTAIISGLVLANGETVRDGILRFARRLAGQQGQAAAELAARAIRGVVLGVVGTALIQTAIGGAGLLIAGIPAAGLLAAVMLFMCLAQLGPIPLLVPVVAWLYWSGQSGAGTTLLVFSIVAGTIDNVLRPMLIRRGANLPLVIIFAGVIGGLLAFGIVGLFIGPVVLGVTYTLLASWTQSAESEEVPA
- a CDS encoding PQQ-binding-like beta-propeller repeat protein, producing MTKRLVTVLVVCAGMTAAAADFLSEGVDNARTGWVQNEKVFTPANVGSSTLLWKLKLDSTPRAMHNLFAPLIAEKVTTPQGPKEIGVVAGVSDDLFGIDVVSGQQLWHVHFDGGPNPPPPSFDALCPAGQTAVPTMAVRAPGDYTIYAVSWDGRLRQINAADGKDVAPPDKFVPGGGKPYALNLYKGVVYTATAQGCGGLTNAFYAFDLATRRASAFIPAGGGLWGRRGASIASDGTVYLGTGDGQFDPGTRRLGNAIVAVKLDDAKQLQLADFFGAPNANWLWRRDLDVNTTPVLFDYKNRKFLVGTSKACQLWLLDRDSFGGEDHRTTLDTTPLICNDAQAFDGRGIWGALSAWRDTAGTQWVLAPFWGPVSAAFKAPIEYGRPKGGGVAAFKVQQNGSTWKLAPAWLSRDMDLAEEAVIANGVVFAYAAGEDATQVVPDVAWNEPGGAKYGGGLNSGPQRRVPGGRHAVLYALDGQTGKELWSSGAQIESWNHFSGLTVANGRAYVGTYDGTLYCFGVKR
- a CDS encoding VWA domain-containing protein, whose amino-acid sequence is MTWTAPTALWLLLAVPLVWAAHARARTNFNARQRRLQAALRSALLAVLAVALARPIVSSRSSRESIVYAVDVSHSIGTPAIDEAAKRIDEIDRAVHPDHSRIVAFGATARALDNTAALRTLARADLAAAGSPVDRSGTDLEAALDAARSELAAGYVPRIVLFSDARATAGDLDEAVARLAAAHVPVSVEPAAVRELGDTWIDGIDLPARLTAGATIPVAVAVGSQRDTDATIELRAADKRVGQKTTHLTRGLTRVTIDATIDEPGPATFTARVVAPGDPLVDNNLLARPVWLDSRVRVLYVEGKPDSARYLSTALAASGFDVTVHPPSRVPASAADLDPYDVVVLSDVSRSAISNDAMTGLADWTERGGGLLVAGGDAVFGENGYRNTTLERVTPVTFERKDEPSVALILVLDRSWSMAGTSIDLCKAAAIAALDVMTSEQSLGVLTFNDKFDWEFTLRNVGKNRDLMRQKIAAIEPAGRTLIYPAIEQAYLALKNVKARAKHVVLLSDGRTYPDDYEGLVKKMTDARITVSSIAVGPSADGELLGDIARWGKGNMYTVADAHELPQIFVKEAKNAATPSFEEKTIKAIVKRPSFLQDVDTAHLPPLRGLTSTVMKEAATEVIATPEDDPILAFWPVGLGRAAVFASDVKDRWGADWVKWKGYGPFFSALVHAIERQRPAPLALGLEAGPIRGGARAVTLTVEARDAAGEYRNLLRPVLRVSNDAGSRNVTARQVAPGRYEATIVTDASRPLVATVTDAGTTDAVKPSRTLAPDPAAEYRFSAPDEHLLRAIATATGGTWRPDPASLAAKPGERSSERRPLWPALVALALVLWFVDLTFRRIRVFE
- a CDS encoding sugar phosphate isomerase/epimerase family protein; its protein translation is MKFGINTLLWSGSVGAAELDRFAGLKDAGFDGVEVPIFDPASFPAVEVRRAVERLGLACTAVSIVPARGGLGDEDRAIRDQSEAHVRAVIDRAAEAGIGLLSGPLYSAVGYLPGRRRSDDEWRRAVDGWQRLAPHAAAAGVTIGLEPLNRFETYFLNTAEDGAAFCDAVGHPSVGLLIDTFHANIEEKSLGGALRAAGRHLKHVHTCENDRGIPGSGHVAWRECFDTLAAIGYDGWLTIESFGSALGEISAAAAIWRDLAPTPDAIAIDGLAFLRRQAV
- a CDS encoding helix-hairpin-helix domain-containing protein translates to MTRLVLIGCVAIGVAASLRQAAPSQGRAFTPEELAVYRAALPDGAARDTVIRVCGQCHEPNRAASLRLTRDGWEGVIEKMKGLGASAFATEAEMAQVTDYLSENFKGEAPKPINLNTASAIDLEAVGGLLRKEAAIWIEYRKKTPCKALDDLKKVDGLPFKKIDDKRDRLVCF